The Serratia rhizosphaerae genome has a segment encoding these proteins:
- the kdpA gene encoding potassium-transporting ATPase subunit KdpA, with the protein MAASAFLFIASFLLVLLLLSRPLGYFLARLIEGEPLPVLRHSEQFIRGCSGSRGEEMNWRQYALAILLFNLLGIILLMTLLMGQGALPLNPQGFPGMSWHLALNTAVSFVTNTNWQAYSGENTLSYLSQMAGLTVQNFLSAASGIAVAFALIRAFSRRSSATIGNAWLDIWRITLYLLLPLSLLIALFFVSQGVLQNLSPYLHLTTLEGGQQVLPMGPVASQEAIKMLGTNGGGFFGANSAHPFENPTALSNMVQMLAIFLIPSALCFAFGQAAGENRQGHTLLWAMSLIFVVAVVVVMYAELAGNPHLSAAGADSVINMEGKESRFGILASSLFSVVTTAASCGAVNAMHDSFTALGGMVPMWLMQIGEVVFGGVGSGLYGMLLFVLLTVFIAGLMIGRTPEYLGKKIDVYEMKMTALAILVTPTLVLLGSALALATAAGRSGILNPGAHGLSEVLYAFSSAANNNGSAFAGLSVNTPFYNLLLAFAMLVGRFGVILPVLAIAGSLCAKKRQPAGNGTLPTYGPLFVGLLIGTVLLVGALTFIPALALGPVAEHLQIWLAH; encoded by the coding sequence ATGGCTGCGTCAGCCTTTCTGTTTATCGCCAGCTTCCTGCTGGTTCTGCTGCTTCTGTCACGCCCGCTGGGCTATTTTCTGGCACGCCTGATTGAAGGCGAGCCGCTGCCCGTGCTGCGTCACAGCGAACAGTTTATCCGCGGCTGCAGCGGTAGCCGCGGGGAGGAGATGAACTGGCGCCAGTATGCGCTGGCGATCCTGCTCTTCAACCTGCTCGGCATCATCCTGCTGATGACGCTGCTGATGGGGCAAGGCGCGCTGCCGCTCAACCCGCAGGGCTTCCCGGGGATGTCCTGGCATCTGGCGCTGAACACCGCCGTCAGCTTCGTCACCAATACCAACTGGCAGGCCTACAGCGGTGAAAACACCCTGAGCTACCTCAGCCAGATGGCCGGCCTGACGGTACAGAACTTCCTGTCCGCCGCCAGCGGCATCGCAGTCGCATTTGCGCTGATCCGCGCGTTCAGCCGCCGTTCCAGCGCCACCATCGGCAACGCCTGGCTGGATATCTGGCGTATTACGCTGTACCTGCTGCTGCCGCTTTCGCTGCTCATCGCGCTGTTTTTTGTCAGCCAGGGCGTGCTGCAGAACCTGTCGCCCTATCTGCATCTGACCACGCTGGAAGGCGGTCAGCAGGTGTTGCCGATGGGGCCGGTGGCGTCTCAGGAAGCGATAAAAATGCTCGGCACCAACGGCGGCGGCTTCTTTGGCGCCAACTCGGCGCACCCGTTTGAAAACCCCACCGCGCTGAGCAATATGGTGCAGATGCTGGCGATCTTCCTGATCCCCAGCGCGCTGTGCTTTGCCTTCGGCCAGGCCGCCGGTGAAAACCGTCAGGGCCATACGCTGCTATGGGCGATGTCGCTGATCTTCGTCGTCGCGGTGGTGGTGGTGATGTATGCCGAACTGGCGGGCAATCCGCACCTGAGCGCCGCCGGCGCCGACAGCGTTATCAATATGGAAGGCAAAGAGTCACGCTTTGGCATCCTCGCCAGCAGCCTGTTCTCGGTAGTCACCACCGCCGCCTCCTGCGGTGCGGTCAACGCCATGCATGATTCCTTTACCGCGCTGGGCGGCATGGTGCCGATGTGGCTGATGCAAATTGGTGAAGTGGTGTTCGGCGGCGTTGGCTCCGGGCTGTACGGCATGCTGCTGTTCGTCCTGCTGACGGTGTTTATCGCCGGCCTGATGATCGGCCGCACACCGGAGTACCTGGGGAAAAAGATCGACGTCTATGAAATGAAAATGACCGCGCTGGCGATCCTGGTGACGCCGACGCTGGTGCTGTTGGGCAGCGCGCTGGCGCTGGCGACCGCAGCCGGACGCAGCGGCATTCTCAACCCCGGTGCCCACGGGCTGAGCGAAGTGCTGTACGCCTTCTCCTCTGCGGCCAATAACAACGGCAGCGCCTTCGCCGGGCTGAGCGTCAACACCCCGTTCTATAACCTGCTGCTGGCCTTCGCCATGCTGGTCGGCCGCTTCGGCGTGATTCTGCCGGTGCTGGCGATAGCCGGTTCACTGTGCGCCAAAAAACGTCAGCCGGCGGGGAACGGCACTCTGCCAACCTACGGACCGCTGTTTGTCGGCTTGCTGATCGGCACCGTGCTGCTGGTCGGCGCCCTGACCTTTATCCCTGCGCTGGCGCTGGGCCCGGTGGCCGAGCATTTACAGATTTGGCTGGCCCATTAA
- the kdpB gene encoding potassium-transporting ATPase subunit KdpB, with translation MTRKQRALFEPALVRNALLDAVKKLNPRTQWRNPVMFVVYLGSLLTTLIWLGMLAGYSTGDAAFTGSVALWLWFTVLFANFAEALAEGRSKAQAESLKGSKKTSWAKKLAQPQREAAQEKVAAQSLRKGDVVLVEAGDTVPCDGEVLEGGASVDESAITGESAPVIRESGGDFSSVTGGTRVLSDWLIVQCSVNPGETFLDRMIAMVEGAKRRKTPNEVALTILLVALTIVFVLATATLLPFSHYSVTAAGSGAVVTITVLVALLVCLIPTTIGGLLSAIGVAGMSRMLGANVIATSGRAVEAAGDVDVLLLDKTGTITLGNRQASEFLPAPGIEEQQLADAAQLSSLADETPEGRSIVVLAKQRFNLRERDLQTLNATFVPFSAQTRMSGVNVQQRVIRKGAVDAIRRHVESNNGHFPPEIDALVEGVAHTGGTPLVVAEDARVLGVVALKDIVKGGIKERFAELRRMGIKTVMITGDNRLTAAAIAAEAGVDDFLAEATPEAKLALIRQYQAEGRLVAMTGDGTNDAPALAQADVAVAMNSGTQAAKEAGNMVDLDSNPTKLIEVVHIGKQMLMTRGSLTTFSIANDVAKYFAIIPAAFAATYPQLNALNIMHLHSPSSAIMSAVIFNALVIVFLIPLALKGVSYKAMSAAALLRRNLWLYGLGGLLVPFVGIKLIDLLLTLLHIAG, from the coding sequence ATGACTCGCAAACAACGCGCGCTATTTGAACCGGCGCTGGTGCGTAACGCGCTGCTGGACGCCGTGAAAAAGCTGAACCCGCGCACCCAATGGCGTAACCCGGTGATGTTCGTGGTATACCTCGGCAGCCTGCTCACCACCCTGATCTGGCTGGGCATGCTGGCCGGCTACAGCACCGGCGATGCCGCCTTTACCGGCAGCGTGGCGCTGTGGCTGTGGTTTACCGTGCTGTTCGCCAACTTCGCCGAAGCGCTGGCGGAAGGCCGCAGCAAAGCGCAGGCGGAGAGCCTGAAAGGCAGCAAAAAAACCAGCTGGGCCAAGAAACTGGCGCAGCCGCAGCGCGAGGCGGCCCAGGAGAAGGTCGCGGCGCAGAGCCTGCGTAAAGGCGACGTGGTGCTGGTGGAGGCCGGCGACACTGTCCCCTGCGACGGCGAAGTGCTGGAAGGCGGCGCATCGGTGGATGAAAGCGCCATCACCGGCGAATCCGCGCCGGTGATCCGCGAATCCGGCGGCGACTTCTCCTCGGTCACCGGCGGCACCCGCGTGCTGTCCGACTGGCTGATCGTCCAGTGCAGCGTCAACCCGGGGGAAACCTTCCTCGACCGGATGATCGCCATGGTCGAAGGTGCCAAACGACGTAAAACGCCGAATGAGGTGGCGCTGACCATTTTGCTGGTGGCGCTGACCATCGTCTTCGTGCTGGCAACCGCAACCCTGCTGCCGTTCTCGCACTACAGCGTCACCGCCGCCGGCAGCGGCGCGGTGGTCACCATCACCGTGCTGGTGGCGCTGCTGGTCTGCCTGATCCCCACCACCATCGGCGGTTTGCTGTCGGCGATCGGCGTGGCGGGCATGAGCCGCATGCTCGGCGCCAATGTGATCGCCACCAGCGGCCGGGCGGTGGAGGCCGCCGGCGACGTGGACGTGCTGCTGCTGGACAAAACCGGCACCATCACCCTCGGCAACCGTCAGGCCTCCGAGTTTCTGCCCGCTCCCGGCATCGAAGAGCAACAACTGGCGGACGCCGCGCAGCTGTCATCGCTGGCGGATGAAACGCCGGAGGGCCGCAGCATCGTGGTGCTGGCAAAACAGCGCTTCAACCTGCGCGAACGTGATTTACAGACGCTCAACGCCACCTTTGTGCCCTTCTCGGCGCAGACCCGCATGAGCGGCGTCAATGTACAGCAGCGGGTTATCCGCAAAGGCGCGGTAGACGCCATCCGCCGCCACGTGGAATCCAACAACGGCCATTTCCCGCCGGAGATCGACGCGCTGGTGGAAGGCGTGGCGCACACCGGCGGCACGCCGCTGGTGGTGGCGGAAGACGCGCGGGTGCTGGGCGTGGTGGCGCTGAAGGACATCGTCAAAGGCGGCATCAAAGAACGCTTTGCCGAGCTGCGCCGCATGGGGATCAAAACGGTGATGATCACCGGCGACAACCGGCTGACCGCCGCCGCCATCGCCGCCGAGGCCGGGGTAGACGATTTCCTGGCCGAAGCAACGCCGGAAGCCAAACTGGCGCTGATCCGCCAGTATCAGGCGGAGGGCCGGCTGGTGGCGATGACCGGCGACGGCACCAACGATGCGCCAGCGCTGGCGCAGGCCGACGTGGCGGTGGCGATGAACTCCGGCACTCAGGCGGCGAAAGAGGCCGGTAATATGGTCGATCTGGACTCCAACCCGACCAAGCTGATTGAGGTGGTGCATATCGGCAAACAGATGCTGATGACGCGCGGCTCTCTGACCACCTTCAGCATCGCCAACGACGTGGCGAAATATTTCGCCATTATTCCGGCCGCCTTTGCCGCCACTTACCCGCAGCTGAACGCGCTGAATATTATGCATCTGCATTCGCCGTCGTCGGCCATTATGTCGGCGGTGATTTTCAACGCGCTGGTGATTGTGTTCCTGATCCCGCTGGCGCTTAAAGGCGTCAGCTACAAAGCCATGAGCGCGGCGGCGCTGCTGCGCCGCAACCTGTGGCTGTACGGGCTGGGCGGCCTGCTGGTGCCGTTCGTCGGCATTAAGCTGATTGACCTGCTGCTGACGCTGCTGCATATCGCCGGTTAA
- the kdpC gene encoding potassium-transporting ATPase subunit KdpC, producing MSYLRPALVMLILLTLLTGIAYPLLTTGLAQLLFSQQANGSLLYHGDKLAGSALIGQNFTQPRYFWGRPSATADSAYNAEASGGSNLAASNPALDNAFAERAALLRQANPTMRGPIPVDLLTASGSGLDPQISVAAAQYQLARVAAARHLPPARVARLIAEHSERPAPGFLGTTTVNVLQLNMALDAL from the coding sequence ATGTCTTATTTACGTCCTGCGCTGGTGATGCTGATTTTGCTGACGCTGCTCACCGGTATCGCCTATCCGCTGCTGACCACCGGCCTGGCGCAGCTGCTATTTTCCCAGCAGGCCAACGGCTCGCTGCTGTACCATGGCGACAAACTGGCCGGTTCGGCGCTGATCGGCCAGAATTTTACCCAGCCGCGCTATTTCTGGGGCCGCCCTTCCGCCACCGCCGATTCGGCCTATAATGCCGAAGCGTCAGGCGGCAGCAATCTGGCGGCGTCAAACCCGGCGCTGGATAACGCCTTCGCCGAGCGGGCCGCCCTGCTGCGTCAGGCCAACCCGACCATGCGCGGCCCGATCCCGGTCGACCTGCTGACCGCCTCCGGCAGCGGCCTCGACCCGCAGATCTCCGTCGCCGCCGCGCAGTACCAGCTGGCCCGCGTCGCCGCCGCCCGCCATCTGCCGCCGGCCCGGGTGGCGCGGTTAATCGCCGAACACAGCGAACGACCCGCGCCGGGCTTTCTCGGCACGACCACGGTCAACGTGCTGCAGTTGAATATGGCGCTGGACGCGCTGTAA
- the kdpD gene encoding two-component system sensor histidine kinase KdpD: protein MVDDEQQRPDPDSLLAVANEKPRGRLKVFFGACAGVGKTYAMLQEAQRQRALGLDVLIGVVETHGRNETAALLDGLSVLPQKRIQHRGRVVREFDLDAALARHPALILMDELAHSNAHGSRHPKRWQDVEELLDAGIDVLTTVNVQHLESLNDVVGGITGVRVRETVPDHVFDQATEVVLVDLPPDDLQRRLNEGKVYLPGHAERAIEHFFRKGNLIALRELALRRTADRVDDQMRAFRDTQGQEKVWHTRDSILLCVGHNSGSEKLVRIAARLAARLGCHWHAVYVETPKLHRLPESRRRAILRALRLAQELGAQTATLAAPSEERAVLRYAREHNLGKIIIGRRGEQRWKFRSSFADRLGQLGPDLDLVIVALEDERPPSVLKEPDNRSFSDKWRMQLRGCAVAFALCALITLLSQWLLPGFDQANLVMVYLLGVVIVALFFGRWPSVLAAVINVASFDLFFVQPHWSFAVSDVQYLLTFAVMLTVGITIGNLTAGVRYQARVARYREQRARHLYEMSHGLSQALTAEDVASTSRHFLSSSFHAKTVLMLPQEDGQLRQMVGQDGGLLSVDEAIARWSYDKGQPAGAGTDTLPGVPYQLLPLKTSQHTFGLLAIEPNNLRQLMVPEQQRLLQTFSVLIASALERQQLARSAAQARLDTEREQLRNSLLAALSHDLRTPLTVLFGQAEILTLDLAAEGSRHAPQASQIRQQVLSTTRLVNNLLDMARIQSGGFILRKEWQSLEEIVGASLHMLEPIFNQHEVKVELPDEMVLINCDGSLLERVFTNLLENADKYAGQDAIIGIRARTLPEWLEVEIWDNGPGIPAEQRQHIFDKFSRGDKESAIPGVGLGLAICRAIIELHGGRIWADNGSHGGASFKFLLPLESMPEMDGADFDL, encoded by the coding sequence ATGGTTGATGATGAACAGCAGCGCCCCGATCCGGACAGCCTGCTGGCGGTCGCCAACGAAAAACCACGCGGCCGTCTGAAAGTATTTTTCGGCGCCTGCGCCGGCGTCGGTAAAACCTACGCCATGCTGCAAGAAGCCCAGAGGCAACGCGCTCTGGGCCTTGACGTTCTGATCGGGGTGGTGGAAACCCACGGCCGCAATGAGACCGCCGCGCTGCTGGACGGGCTGAGCGTGCTGCCGCAAAAACGGATTCAGCACCGCGGCCGCGTGGTGCGTGAGTTCGATCTGGATGCCGCGCTGGCGCGCCATCCGGCGCTGATCCTGATGGATGAACTGGCCCACAGCAACGCCCACGGCTCGCGTCACCCCAAACGCTGGCAGGATGTGGAGGAGCTGCTGGATGCCGGCATCGACGTACTGACCACCGTCAACGTACAGCACCTGGAAAGCCTGAACGACGTAGTCGGCGGCATTACCGGCGTGCGGGTGCGCGAAACCGTGCCCGACCACGTCTTCGATCAGGCCACCGAAGTGGTGCTGGTCGACCTGCCGCCGGACGACCTGCAGCGGCGGCTGAATGAGGGCAAGGTCTACCTGCCCGGCCACGCCGAGCGCGCCATTGAGCACTTCTTCCGCAAAGGCAACCTGATCGCCCTGCGCGAGCTGGCGCTGCGCCGCACCGCCGACCGGGTGGACGACCAGATGCGCGCCTTCCGCGATACCCAGGGGCAGGAGAAGGTCTGGCACACCCGCGACAGCATTTTGCTGTGCGTCGGCCACAACAGCGGCAGCGAAAAACTGGTGCGCATTGCCGCCCGTCTGGCGGCGCGGCTCGGCTGCCACTGGCACGCGGTCTATGTGGAAACCCCCAAGCTGCACCGGCTGCCGGAAAGCCGTCGGCGCGCCATTCTGCGCGCGCTGCGTCTGGCGCAGGAACTGGGCGCACAGACCGCCACGCTGGCCGCACCGTCGGAAGAACGCGCGGTGCTGCGTTACGCCCGCGAGCATAATCTGGGCAAAATTATTATCGGCCGGCGCGGTGAACAGCGCTGGAAGTTCCGCAGCAGTTTCGCCGACCGTCTCGGCCAGTTAGGACCAGACCTCGATCTGGTGATCGTGGCGCTGGAGGATGAGCGCCCGCCGAGCGTGCTGAAAGAACCCGATAACCGCAGCTTCAGCGATAAGTGGCGCATGCAGCTGCGCGGCTGTGCGGTGGCGTTCGCGCTGTGCGCGCTGATCACCCTGCTCTCCCAATGGCTGCTGCCGGGGTTCGATCAGGCCAACCTGGTGATGGTGTATCTGCTCGGCGTGGTGATTGTCGCGCTGTTTTTCGGCCGTTGGCCGTCGGTGCTGGCGGCGGTGATTAACGTCGCCAGTTTCGATCTGTTCTTTGTCCAGCCACACTGGTCATTTGCCGTCAGCGATGTGCAGTATCTGCTGACCTTCGCGGTGATGCTGACCGTCGGTATCACCATCGGTAACCTCACTGCCGGCGTGCGTTATCAGGCGCGCGTGGCGCGCTACCGCGAACAGCGGGCGCGACACCTGTATGAAATGTCGCACGGCCTGAGCCAGGCGCTGACCGCCGAAGACGTCGCCAGCACCAGCCGTCACTTCCTTTCCAGCAGTTTTCACGCCAAAACCGTGCTGATGCTGCCGCAGGAAGACGGCCAGCTGCGGCAAATGGTCGGCCAGGACGGCGGTCTGCTGTCGGTGGATGAGGCCATCGCCCGCTGGAGCTATGACAAAGGGCAGCCCGCCGGCGCGGGCACCGATACGCTGCCCGGCGTGCCTTACCAACTGCTGCCGCTGAAAACCTCGCAGCACACCTTCGGCCTGCTGGCGATCGAGCCGAACAACCTGCGCCAGCTGATGGTGCCGGAACAGCAGCGGCTGCTGCAAACCTTCAGCGTGCTGATCGCCAGCGCGCTGGAGCGTCAGCAACTGGCGCGCAGCGCCGCGCAGGCGCGGCTGGATACCGAACGCGAGCAGCTGCGCAACTCGCTGCTGGCGGCGCTGTCGCACGATCTGCGCACGCCGCTGACGGTGCTGTTCGGCCAGGCGGAAATTCTTACGCTGGATCTGGCGGCGGAAGGATCCCGGCACGCCCCGCAGGCCAGCCAGATCCGCCAGCAGGTGTTGAGCACCACCCGGCTGGTGAATAATCTGTTGGATATGGCGCGCATTCAGTCCGGCGGTTTTATCCTGCGCAAAGAGTGGCAGTCGCTGGAGGAGATCGTCGGCGCGTCACTGCATATGCTGGAGCCGATCTTCAACCAGCATGAGGTCAAGGTGGAGCTGCCCGATGAAATGGTGCTGATCAACTGCGATGGTAGTTTATTGGAGCGTGTATTCACCAACCTGTTGGAAAATGCCGATAAATATGCCGGACAGGATGCTATTATCGGTATTCGCGCCCGCACTTTGCCGGAGTGGCTGGAGGTGGAAATCTGGGATAACGGCCCCGGTATTCCCGCCGAGCAAAGGCAGCATATCTTCGACAAATTCTCTCGCGGCGATAAAGAATCCGCCATTCCCGGCGTCGGTCTGGGGCTGGCGATCTGCCGCGCCATTATCGAGCTGCACGGCGGGCGTATTTGGGCGGATAACGGCAGCCACGGCGGCGCCAGCTTCAAGTTTCTGCTGCCGCTGGAAAGCATGCCGGAAATGGACGGCGCAGACTTCGATTTATAA
- the kdpE gene encoding two-component system response regulator KdpE: MSMTPINILIVEDEKEIRRFVRSALETEGLRVFESDTLQRGLIEAGTRKPDLIILDLGLPDGDGLSFIRDLRQWSSIPIIVLSARLAEEDKISALDAGADDYLSKPFGIGELLARVRVALRRHAGSQQESPQVSFADVSVDLLNRQVTRGGEELHLTPIEFRLLAELLANAGKVLTQRQLLSHVWGPNYVEHSHYLRIYMGHLRQKLEADPARPKHLLTETGVGYRFMP; this comes from the coding sequence TTGAGCATGACCCCGATTAACATTCTGATCGTGGAAGATGAGAAAGAGATCCGGCGCTTTGTCCGCAGCGCGCTGGAGACGGAAGGACTGCGGGTGTTTGAAAGCGATACGCTGCAGCGGGGTCTGATTGAAGCCGGCACGCGCAAGCCGGACCTGATTATCCTCGATCTGGGGCTGCCCGACGGCGACGGGCTGAGTTTTATCCGCGATCTGCGCCAGTGGAGCAGCATCCCGATCATCGTGCTGTCCGCCCGCCTGGCGGAAGAGGACAAAATCTCTGCGCTGGACGCCGGCGCCGACGACTATCTCAGCAAACCTTTCGGTATCGGCGAGCTGCTGGCGCGGGTGCGCGTGGCGCTGCGCCGCCATGCCGGCAGCCAGCAGGAAAGCCCGCAGGTCAGCTTTGCCGACGTCAGCGTCGATCTGCTTAACCGCCAGGTCACGCGCGGCGGCGAAGAGCTGCATCTGACGCCGATTGAGTTCCGTCTGCTGGCCGAACTGCTGGCCAACGCCGGCAAGGTGCTGACCCAGCGCCAGCTGCTCAGCCACGTCTGGGGGCCGAACTACGTCGAACACAGCCATTACCTGCGCATTTATATGGGGCATCTGCGGCAGAAGCTGGAGGCCGATCCGGCGCGCCCCAAGCATCTGCTGACCGAAACCGGCGTCGGCTACCGCTTTATGCCCTGA
- a CDS encoding DUF3861 domain-containing protein, protein MPGHRFRITVEALSDRKGAPVEKTPLVFEVENHDDILEIVERIQGREDLAFGKEKSAAFAVGLKLFSEVMIENRKHAVFAPLRDAFKAFMVGLKKGPQAGE, encoded by the coding sequence ATGCCAGGACACCGTTTTCGTATTACCGTTGAGGCGCTGAGCGACCGTAAAGGCGCGCCGGTAGAAAAGACGCCGCTGGTGTTTGAAGTGGAAAATCATGACGACATTCTGGAAATTGTCGAACGCATTCAGGGGCGGGAGGATTTGGCCTTCGGCAAGGAAAAAAGCGCCGCCTTTGCCGTCGGGTTGAAACTGTTTTCCGAGGTGATGATCGAAAACCGTAAACATGCGGTGTTTGCGCCGCTGCGCGACGCATTCAAAGCGTTTATGGTCGGTCTGAAAAAAGGGCCGCAGGCCGGGGAATAG
- a CDS encoding PadR family transcriptional regulator, which produces MFHRFRSDRFCDRHGEARERRCHHRRAGRHAMGGHGEEHGRGRGRGSKLHRLFEHGDLRMVLLALVERKPSHGYELIKAIEEASSGLYVPSPGVIYPTLTLLEEQDFLEAETSGKGRKSYQITDAGKAELAQHQTAVDVIFARLADAGRRREGNLAEGIADTMQRLKRVLRGNMMRADLTQEQVERINQALIEAVSRIESEVATHDNAEEQA; this is translated from the coding sequence ATGTTTCATCGATTCCGTTCGGATCGCTTCTGCGATCGTCACGGTGAAGCGCGCGAACGTCGCTGCCATCACCGCCGGGCCGGGCGCCACGCGATGGGCGGCCACGGCGAAGAGCACGGCCGCGGTCGCGGGCGCGGCAGTAAACTGCATCGTCTGTTTGAACACGGCGATCTGCGTATGGTGCTGCTGGCGCTGGTAGAGCGCAAACCGAGCCACGGCTATGAATTAATCAAGGCGATTGAAGAGGCCTCCTCCGGCCTGTATGTGCCGAGCCCCGGCGTGATCTATCCGACGCTGACGCTGCTGGAAGAGCAGGATTTCCTGGAAGCGGAAACCTCGGGCAAAGGGCGTAAGAGCTACCAGATTACCGATGCCGGTAAAGCGGAGCTGGCGCAGCATCAGACCGCGGTGGACGTGATTTTCGCCCGCCTGGCCGATGCCGGCCGCCGCCGCGAAGGGAACCTGGCCGAGGGCATTGCCGACACCATGCAACGCCTGAAGCGTGTGCTGCGCGGCAATATGATGCGCGCCGATCTGACGCAGGAGCAGGTTGAACGCATTAACCAGGCGCTGATCGAGGCGGTCAGCCGTATCGAGTCCGAAGTGGCCACACATGACAACGCAGAGGAGCAAGCCTGA
- the pgm gene encoding phosphoglucomutase (alpha-D-glucose-1,6-bisphosphate-dependent), with protein MANHPRAGQPAQQSDLINVAQLTSQYYVLQPEAGNAAHAVKFGTSGHRGSAQRHSFNEAHILAIAQAIAEVRRQQGITGPCYVGKDTHALSEPAFISVLEVLTANGVDVIVQENNGYTPTPAISNAILSYNSKGGAQADGIVITPSHNPPEDGGIKYNPPNGGPADTNLTSVIEKRANELLSAKLQGVQRQSLEKAWNGGHLHAQDLVQPYVEGLVDVVDMPAIQNASLKLGVDPLGGSGIAYWQRIAEHYKLDLTLVNDAVDQTFRFMSLDHDGVIRMDCSSESAMAGLLALRDKFDLAFANDPDYDRHGIVTPAGLMNPNHYLAVAINYLFQHRPQWGADVAVGKTLVSSAMIDRVVADLGRKLVEVPVGFKWFVDGLYDGSFGFGGEESAGASFLRFDGKPWSTDKDGIIMCLLAAEITAVSGENPQRHYDLLAARFGAPSYNRLQAPASHAQKAALSKLSPEMVLADTLGGDAITARLTAAPGNGASIGGLKVMTDNGWFAARPSGTEEAYKIYCESFLGAEHRQKIEQEAVEIVSEVLASAK; from the coding sequence ATGGCGAACCATCCACGTGCCGGGCAACCGGCTCAGCAAAGCGATCTGATTAACGTGGCGCAGCTGACGTCGCAGTATTATGTGCTGCAGCCGGAAGCCGGCAATGCCGCCCATGCGGTGAAATTCGGCACGTCCGGTCACCGTGGCAGCGCCCAGCGCCACAGTTTTAATGAAGCGCACATTCTGGCGATCGCTCAGGCGATTGCCGAAGTGCGTCGCCAGCAGGGCATCACCGGCCCGTGCTACGTGGGTAAGGATACGCACGCCCTGTCTGAACCGGCATTTATCTCGGTGCTGGAAGTGCTGACCGCCAACGGCGTGGATGTTATCGTCCAGGAGAACAACGGCTACACGCCAACGCCGGCGATTTCCAACGCCATCCTGAGCTACAACAGCAAAGGCGGCGCGCAGGCGGACGGCATCGTTATCACGCCTTCCCACAACCCACCGGAAGATGGCGGCATCAAATACAACCCGCCTAACGGCGGCCCGGCCGACACCAATCTGACCTCGGTGATTGAAAAACGCGCCAACGAACTGCTGAGCGCCAAACTGCAGGGCGTACAGCGTCAGTCGCTGGAGAAGGCCTGGAACGGCGGTCATCTGCACGCGCAGGATCTGGTGCAGCCGTATGTTGAAGGGCTGGTGGACGTCGTTGATATGCCGGCCATTCAGAATGCCAGCCTGAAGCTGGGCGTCGATCCGCTCGGCGGCTCCGGCATCGCTTACTGGCAGCGTATCGCCGAGCATTACAAGCTGGATCTGACGCTGGTGAACGACGCCGTCGATCAGACCTTCCGCTTTATGAGCCTGGACCACGACGGCGTGATTCGCATGGACTGCTCCTCCGAATCGGCAATGGCGGGTCTGCTGGCGCTGCGCGACAAGTTCGATCTGGCGTTTGCCAATGACCCGGACTACGACCGCCATGGCATCGTGACGCCGGCTGGCTTGATGAACCCGAATCACTATCTGGCGGTGGCGATCAACTACCTGTTCCAGCACCGTCCGCAGTGGGGCGCCGACGTTGCCGTTGGTAAAACACTGGTGTCCAGCGCGATGATTGACCGCGTGGTGGCCGATCTGGGCCGTAAACTGGTGGAAGTGCCGGTCGGCTTCAAATGGTTCGTTGACGGTCTGTACGACGGCAGCTTCGGCTTCGGCGGCGAAGAGAGCGCCGGCGCGTCCTTCCTGCGTTTCGACGGCAAGCCGTGGTCTACTGACAAAGACGGCATCATTATGTGCCTGCTGGCGGCGGAAATTACCGCGGTGAGCGGTGAGAACCCGCAGCGTCATTATGACCTGTTGGCGGCCCGCTTCGGCGCGCCAAGCTACAACCGTCTGCAAGCGCCGGCGAGCCACGCGCAGAAAGCGGCGCTGTCCAAGCTGTCTCCAGAGATGGTACTGGCCGACACGCTGGGCGGCGATGCCATCACCGCACGTCTGACCGCAGCGCCGGGCAACGGCGCGTCGATCGGCGGCCTGAAGGTGATGACCGACAACGGCTGGTTTGCGGCGCGTCCGTCCGGTACGGAAGAGGCCTACAAAATCTATTGCGAGAGCTTCCTCGGGGCGGAACACCGCCAGAAAATCGAGCAGGAAGCGGTGGAGATCGTCAGCGAAGTGCTGGCCTCCGCAAAATAA